A genomic window from Osmia bicornis bicornis chromosome 6, iOsmBic2.1, whole genome shotgun sequence includes:
- the LOC114878267 gene encoding uncharacterized protein LOC114878267 isoform X4: MSDLQATLEFSLELCKFYNVDLFQRGYYQIRTALRVSPKLPVKVEVNQLRNHSLEAPGTSKRFQILYRNEEVTLGTSVLFRAHVLVHSHKIEEVLSRTHFNLGVELWFSEPTQPGNMACVSSRALQLNFAPTKGLHYHLPVLFDYFHLAAVSMTIHACLVALHQPYIKKSILHYVQSCAPRGGKPWLQFKQSPANGDNNAGLGNIETTTRCVGSATRIQHAKLVQQEVIRLLLAARESLLNDLADLARLLPSCQQRALELAQNTHKEITKMMDTEETDIAQLCAQNIVLWQHFLEAFSGREAVHQHLARVHHQLRVKRFAEGFFVLENPRTSAWGCYDANYQSYQAVSEAARRSRYLATLPPLPVHCPELDGDLHSLPLIFEDQYVDMKQRHRNSGKYQYDEKIPGMDDCSCGIAAILESRSMGIWSPRSEGAAQDIGSIQGRLTLTPSTLPARHSKSLDQLGPDITPVQPRTSPKTLPRSVSTQLFPRQRGGTRNVTPPATVPSRGRQRSTAPSSNTLFPPSGQQACSAPNPSLGSTPVVPLPRAKSTQMLVLPGQQVDPQNTSITSLLAAMFPELPPGGQLPGYRPSNKSCEQTLTVPTFVTTMDHGQTDCWNENKTANVIEDYHSLDTRRIRLEPRSHRIASRQPLQPVSNDQNNFLSSKTNVNGESYLPEQQPLHTATLDRVTYRANSRKQSHQPGGKYNQSNGLESRRYHTIGKTGSSHSQRNRGEIQDSMNGGGLPNSHSMIADPLYKRTNYSSTTTDSFFYRTNGTSGRIHGVAERPRRPKSTERLLDEVERNEYCEIRRERPRRREERPGIKSPRNGVASCYSDEKRRRPQSEEKRIEVTNEMFYKVMTAMSEPKKEQRIERRRDRHGRRPHSAPVLDIDHPNEENRKCSHRNRKPAPPPPAYQDPAVAPMPKYRHPPPAPTTSVLEVENNNKIILKVEAIKSPVEPAATNGTTPSDTSSAGAPPPNVKRLRCASVPVAQNKVVVPRSAVSLPCMPIRDSKDSLSNNLPVIPNPLSPPSSRPSSPTTSSSSSNLTSECSGWVSSGDTSSSEQRRNAKLSSEQLRQKLSKIVPRKDRPTPTKESVEEHSYEEVRLPPPKMFQDEPPPPEEFRDPPAIIDNPLYHVYETVKPVRSPKQTKTAPCSPQKNRDRERDRDTAYGVRDICLDCYQEGKELLQSTQDDAINFKKCKEEFKRQMSFSGKIYSDYPSLASTMPYFHISNEYRLFSPEGAHLIICVHGLDGNPADLRLVKTYLELSLPGAHLDFLMSERNQGDTFSDFETMTDRLVAEILHHIETSGLNPTKVSFIGHSLGTIIVRSALTRPQLRPLLSRLHTFLSLSGPHLGTLYNTSGLVNAGMWFMQKLKKSGSLLQLAMKDSSDVRRSFMFRLSQKSNLEKFKHVLLCGSAQDRYVPLHSARIELCKAAVRDSTDQGAAYREMVHNILYPVMSSSGVSLVRYDVHHALPATANALIGRAAHIAVLDSELFIEKFLLVAGLKYFR; the protein is encoded by the exons ATGAGCGATCTACAGGCCACACTCGAGTTCTCCCTCGAGCTTTGCAAGTTCTACAATGTCGACCTGTTCCAGCGTGG GTATTACCAGATCCGCACCGCCCTCAGAGTGTCGCCGAAACTCCCTGTCAAGGTGGAAGTCAACCAGCTGCGCAATC ACTCGTTGGAGGCGCCCGGGACGAGCAAGCGCTTTCAGATCCTCTACAGAAACGAGGAGGTGACACTTGGCACTTCGGTCCTATTCCGTGCGCACGTGCTCGTGCACAGTCATAAGATCGAGGAGGTGCTCTCCCGCACCCACTTCAATCTCGGCGTCGAGTTATGGTTCAGCGAGCCGACGCAACCTGGGAACATGGCCTGCGTCTCGTCTAG GGCGTTGCAGTTGAACTTCGCACCCACTAAAGGGCTTCACTATCATCTACCCGTTCTCTTCGATTATTTTCATCTAGCTGCGGTGTCCATGACCATCCATGCTTGTCTCGTGGCTCTTCATCAACCTTACATCAA GAAGAGCATACTTCATTATGTACAAAGTTG CGCGCCGCGTGGAGGGAAACCATGGCTGCAATTTAAACAGTCACCTGCGAACGGAGACAACAATGCCGGGTTAGGAAATATC GAGACGACGACGAGGTGTGTCGGTTCAGCGACGAGGATACAACACGCGAAACTGGTTCAACAAGAGGTAATCAGGTTACTTTTGGCCGCCAGAGAATCTTTGCTCAACGATTTAGCTGATCTAGCCCGGCTTCTACCTTCTTGCCAACAAAGAGCACTCGAGCTCGCTCAGAACACGCACAAAGAAATTACCAAG ATGATGGACACGGAGGAAACTGATATCGCTCAACTCTGCGCACAAAACATTGTTCTTTGGCAACATTTTTTGGAAGCGTTCTCCGGACGGGAAGCTGTTCATCAACACCTCGCGAGGGTTCATCATCAGTTAAGG GTGAAACGTTTCGCGGAAGGTTTCTTCGTGCTCGAGAATCCGAGGACATCGGCGTGGGGCTGTTACGACGCGAACTATCAATCGTATCAAGCGGTGAGCGAAGCGGCTCGAAGATCGCGGTACCTGGCCACTCTACCTCCTCTTCCGGTTCACTGTCCGGAACTCGACGGGGATCTTCATTCTCTCCCGTTGATCTTCGAGGACCAGTACGTGGACATGAAACAGAGGCACAGAAACAGCGGCAAGTATCAGTACGACGAAAAAA TTCCCGGTATGGACGACTGTAGCTGTGGGATTGCCGCGATCCTGGAGTCGAGATCGATGGGGATCTGGTCGCCCAGGAGCGAAGGAGCAGCCCAGGACATAGGATCTATCCAGGGTCGTCTGACGCTCACTCCTTCCACGCTTCCCGCGAGGCACAGCAAATCGTTGGATCAACTGGGTCCTGACATTACTCCTGTACAGCCGAGAACGTCGCCGAAGACGCTTCCTAGGTCCGTGTCCACGCAGTTGTTCCCGAGACAGAGAGGAGGGACGCGAAACGTGACTCCTCCAGCAACGGTGCCTTCGAGAGGAAGACAGAGGTCGACGGCGCCGTCCAGTAACACGCTCTTCCCTCCTTCGGGGCAGCAGGCCTGCTCGGCGCCCAACCCATCCCTAGGATCCACCCCGGTGGTCCCTTTGCCTCGCGCCAAGTCCACGCAGATGTTGGTGCTGCCTGGACAACAGGTCGATCCGCAGAACACCTCCATCACCTCGCTCTTGGCTGCTATGTTTCCGGAATTGCCACCAGGCGGACAGTTACCTGGTTACAGACCGTCGAACAAGTCGTGCGAGCAAACCTTGACGGTACCCACCTTCGTGACGACCATGGACCATGGGCAGACGGATTGTTGGAACGAGAATAAGACTGCTAACGTCATCGAAG ATTATCATTCCCTGGATACTAGAAGAATTCGTCTGGAACCACGAAGTCATCGGATAGCCTCTCGACAGCCCCTTCAACCAGTCAGCAACGATCAGAACAACTTTCTTTCCAGCAAAACGAACGTGAACGGGGAAAGTTACCTACCTGAACAACAGCCTCTGCACACGGCCACCCTGGACAGGGTGACGTATCGAGCTAACTCTCGAAAGCAAAGCCATCAACCTGGCGGCAAGTACAATCAGTCGAACGGACTCGAGTCCCGCAGGTATCATACGATCGGGAAGACTGGTTCCAGTCATAGTCAGAGGAATCGGGGAGAGATTCAAGACTCGATGAACGGCGGTGGACTACCGAACAGTCACTCGATGATAGCAGATCCTCTGTACAAAAGGACCAACTACTCGTCGACGACCACGGATTCCTTCTTTTATCGCACCAATGGCACCAGCGGACGTATACACGGTGTCGCCGAGAGACCGAGGAGACCGAAGAGCACCGAGAGGCTGCTGGACGAAGTCGAGCGTAACGAGTACTGCGAAATCCGAAGGGAGAGACCGAGAAGAAGGGAGGAGAGACCGGGTATCAAGTCTCCTCGCAATGGTGTCGCGTCCTGTTACAGCGACGAGAAACGCAGGAGACCGCAGAGCGAGGAGAAGAGGATTGAGGTGACCAATGAAATGTTCTACAAGGTGATGACCGCGATGTCCGAGCCGAAGAAGGAACAGAGGATAGAAAGGAGGAGGGACAGGCACGGGAGGAGGCCGCATTCCGCGCCTGTTTTGGATATCGATCATCCGAACGAGGAGAACAGGAAGTGTAGTCATAGGAACAGGAAGCCGGCTCCACCACCCCCTGCATATCAGGACCCAGCGGTAGCGCCCATGCCCAAGTACCGACATCCCCCTCCGGCACCCACGACGAGCGTCCTGGAGGTggagaataataataaaatcattctGAAG GTGGAAGCCATCAAGTCGCCGGTAGAACCGGCTGCGACCAACGGCACGACGCCGTCCGACACATCGAGCGCCGGTGCACCGCCGCCCAACGTGAAAAGACTGAGATGCGCCAGCGTGCCGGTGGCGCAGAACAAGGTCGTGGTGCCACGTAGCGCGGTGTCTTTGCCTTGCATGCCGATCCGCGACAGCAAGGACAGCCTTAGCAACAATCTTCCCGTCATTCCAAATCCTCTTAGCCCGCCGTCCAGCAGACCCAGCAGCCCGACTACCAGTTCCAGCTCCAGCAACCTCACGTCCGAGTGTTCCGGTTGGGTCAGCAGCGGTGACACGTCCAGCTCGGAGCAACGTCGTAACGCGAAGCTGTCCAGCGAACAGCTGCGTCAGAAATTGTCCAAGATCGTGCCGAGGAAGGATAGGCCAACGCCGACCAAGGAGAGCGTCGAGGAACACTCGTACGAGGAGGTGCGACTGCCACCACCGAAGATGTTCCAGGACGAACCTCCGCCCCCGGAGGAATTCCGCGACCCACCTGCGATCATCGATAATCCTCTCTACCACGTTTACGAGACCGTCAAGCCGGTCAGAAGTCCGAAACAGACGAAAACCGCGCCCTGCAGCCCGCAGAAAAACAGGGACAGAGAAAGGGACAGGGACACTGCTTACGGAGTTAGGGACATCTGTTTGGATTGCTATCAGGAGGGCAAGGAATTGCTTCAGTCGACTCAGGACGATGCTATCAATTTCAAGAAGTGCAAGGAGGAGTTCAAACGACAGATGAGCTTCTCCGGGAAGATCTACAG CGATTATCCGAGCCTGGCATCCACCATGCCGTACTTCCACATCAGCAACGAGTACCGGCTGTTCTCACCGGAAGGTGCTCACCTGATCATCTGCGTGCACGGTTTAGATGGAAATCCTGCCGATCTTCGTCTGGTCAAGACGTACTTGGAATTGAGTCTTCCTGGGGCGCATTTAGACTTTTTGATGTCGGAGAGAAATCAG GGTGACACTTTCTCGGACTTCGAAACAATGACCGATCGACTGGTAGCTGAAATACTTCATCATATCGAGACATCGGGATTGAACCCGACGAAAGTGAGCTTTATCGGACATTCTTTAGGGACCATCATCGTAAGAAGCGCTCTGACTCGGCCTCAATTACGACCGCTTCTTTCGCGTTTACACACCTTCCTCAGTCTGAGCGGTCCACACTTGGGTACACTTTACAACACCAGCGGATTGGTTAACGCAG GTATGTGGTTCATGCAGAAGCTGAAGAAATCTGGCTCGTTGCTGCAGTTAGCGATGAAAGACTCGTCGGATGTCAGACGATCGTTCATGTTCCGGTTGAGCCAGAAGAGCAATCTGGAGAAATTCAAACACGTTCTTCTGTGCGGCAGCGCGCAGGATCGATACGTTCCGCTTCATTCCGCTCGTATAGAGCTCTGCAAAGCCGCCGTACGGGATTCGACCGATCAAG GTGCAGCGTATCGAGAGATGGTGCACAACATCCTGTACCCGGTGATGTCCTCCTCGGGGGTGAGTTTGGTCAGGTACGACGTGCACCACGCGTTACCAGCGacggcgaacgccctgattgGCCGAGCCGCTCACATCGCCGTCCTCGATTCCGAGCTTTTCATCGAGAAGTTCCTGCTGGTGGCGGGTCTGAAGTACTTCAGATAA
- the LOC114878267 gene encoding uncharacterized protein LOC114878267 isoform X2, producing MSDLQATLEFSLELCKFYNVDLFQRGYYQIRTALRVSPKLPVKVEVNQLRNHSLEAPGTSKRFQILYRNEEVTLGTSVLFRAHVLVHSHKIEEVLSRTHFNLGVELWFSEPTQPGNMACVSSRALQLNFAPTKGLHYHLPVLFDYFHLAAVSMTIHACLVALHQPYIKKSILHYVQSCAPRGGKPWLQFKQSPANGDNNAGLGNIETTTRCVGSATRIQHAKLVQQEVIRLLLAARESLLNDLADLARLLPSCQQRALELAQNTHKEITKMMDTEETDIAQLCAQNIVLWQHFLEAFSGREAVHQHLARVHHQLRVKRFAEGFFVLENPRTSAWGCYDANYQSYQAVSEAARRSRYLATLPPLPVHCPELDGDLHSLPLIFEDQYVDMKQRHRNSVPGMDDCSCGIAAILESRSMGIWSPRSEGAAQDIGSIQGRLTLTPSTLPARHSKSLDQLGPDITPVQPRTSPKTLPRSVSTQLFPRQRGGTRNVTPPATVPSRGRQRSTAPSSNTLFPPSGQQACSAPNPSLGSTPVVPLPRAKSTQMLVLPGQQVDPQNTSITSLLAAMFPELPPGGQLPGYRPSNKSCEQTLTVPTFVTTMDHGQTDCWNENKTANVIEDYHSLDTRRIRLEPRSHRIASRQPLQPVSNDQNNFLSSKTNVNGESYLPEQQPLHTATLDRVTYRANSRKQSHQPGGKYNQSNGLESRRYHTIGKTGSSHSQRNRGEIQDSMNGGGLPNSHSMIADPLYKRTNYSSTTTDSFFYRTNGTSGRIHGVAERPRRPKSTERLLDEVERNEYCEIRRERPRRREERPGIKSPRNGVASCYSDEKRRRPQSEEKRIEVTNEMFYKVMTAMSEPKKEQRIERRRDRHGRRPHSAPVLDIDHPNEENRKCSHRNRKPAPPPPAYQDPAVAPMPKYRHPPPAPTTSVLEVENNNKIILKVEAIKSPVEPAATNGTTPSDTSSAGAPPPNVKRLRCASVPVAQNKVVVPRSAVSLPCMPIRDSKDSLSNNLPVIPNPLSPPSSRPSSPTTSSSSSNLTSECSGWVSSGDTSSSEQRRNAKLSSEQLRQKLSKIVPRKDRPTPTKESVEEHSYEEVRLPPPKMFQDEPPPPEEFRDPPAIIDNPLYHVYETVKPVRSPKQTKTAPCSPQKNRDRERDRDTAYGVRDICLDCYQEGKELLQSTQDDAINFKKCKEEFKRQMSFSGKIYRERKEAQLRFHKRAHSLGYGDLLTPSSVKPLRSNVPLSDYPSLASTMPYFHISNEYRLFSPEGAHLIICVHGLDGNPADLRLVKTYLELSLPGAHLDFLMSERNQGDTFSDFETMTDRLVAEILHHIETSGLNPTKVSFIGHSLGTIIVRSALTRPQLRPLLSRLHTFLSLSGPHLGTLYNTSGLVNAGMWFMQKLKKSGSLLQLAMKDSSDVRRSFMFRLSQKSNLEKFKHVLLCGSAQDRYVPLHSARIELCKAAVRDSTDQGAAYREMVHNILYPVMSSSGVSLVRYDVHHALPATANALIGRAAHIAVLDSELFIEKFLLVAGLKYFR from the exons ATGAGCGATCTACAGGCCACACTCGAGTTCTCCCTCGAGCTTTGCAAGTTCTACAATGTCGACCTGTTCCAGCGTGG GTATTACCAGATCCGCACCGCCCTCAGAGTGTCGCCGAAACTCCCTGTCAAGGTGGAAGTCAACCAGCTGCGCAATC ACTCGTTGGAGGCGCCCGGGACGAGCAAGCGCTTTCAGATCCTCTACAGAAACGAGGAGGTGACACTTGGCACTTCGGTCCTATTCCGTGCGCACGTGCTCGTGCACAGTCATAAGATCGAGGAGGTGCTCTCCCGCACCCACTTCAATCTCGGCGTCGAGTTATGGTTCAGCGAGCCGACGCAACCTGGGAACATGGCCTGCGTCTCGTCTAG GGCGTTGCAGTTGAACTTCGCACCCACTAAAGGGCTTCACTATCATCTACCCGTTCTCTTCGATTATTTTCATCTAGCTGCGGTGTCCATGACCATCCATGCTTGTCTCGTGGCTCTTCATCAACCTTACATCAA GAAGAGCATACTTCATTATGTACAAAGTTG CGCGCCGCGTGGAGGGAAACCATGGCTGCAATTTAAACAGTCACCTGCGAACGGAGACAACAATGCCGGGTTAGGAAATATC GAGACGACGACGAGGTGTGTCGGTTCAGCGACGAGGATACAACACGCGAAACTGGTTCAACAAGAGGTAATCAGGTTACTTTTGGCCGCCAGAGAATCTTTGCTCAACGATTTAGCTGATCTAGCCCGGCTTCTACCTTCTTGCCAACAAAGAGCACTCGAGCTCGCTCAGAACACGCACAAAGAAATTACCAAG ATGATGGACACGGAGGAAACTGATATCGCTCAACTCTGCGCACAAAACATTGTTCTTTGGCAACATTTTTTGGAAGCGTTCTCCGGACGGGAAGCTGTTCATCAACACCTCGCGAGGGTTCATCATCAGTTAAGG GTGAAACGTTTCGCGGAAGGTTTCTTCGTGCTCGAGAATCCGAGGACATCGGCGTGGGGCTGTTACGACGCGAACTATCAATCGTATCAAGCGGTGAGCGAAGCGGCTCGAAGATCGCGGTACCTGGCCACTCTACCTCCTCTTCCGGTTCACTGTCCGGAACTCGACGGGGATCTTCATTCTCTCCCGTTGATCTTCGAGGACCAGTACGTGGACATGAAACAGAGGCACAGAAACAGCG TTCCCGGTATGGACGACTGTAGCTGTGGGATTGCCGCGATCCTGGAGTCGAGATCGATGGGGATCTGGTCGCCCAGGAGCGAAGGAGCAGCCCAGGACATAGGATCTATCCAGGGTCGTCTGACGCTCACTCCTTCCACGCTTCCCGCGAGGCACAGCAAATCGTTGGATCAACTGGGTCCTGACATTACTCCTGTACAGCCGAGAACGTCGCCGAAGACGCTTCCTAGGTCCGTGTCCACGCAGTTGTTCCCGAGACAGAGAGGAGGGACGCGAAACGTGACTCCTCCAGCAACGGTGCCTTCGAGAGGAAGACAGAGGTCGACGGCGCCGTCCAGTAACACGCTCTTCCCTCCTTCGGGGCAGCAGGCCTGCTCGGCGCCCAACCCATCCCTAGGATCCACCCCGGTGGTCCCTTTGCCTCGCGCCAAGTCCACGCAGATGTTGGTGCTGCCTGGACAACAGGTCGATCCGCAGAACACCTCCATCACCTCGCTCTTGGCTGCTATGTTTCCGGAATTGCCACCAGGCGGACAGTTACCTGGTTACAGACCGTCGAACAAGTCGTGCGAGCAAACCTTGACGGTACCCACCTTCGTGACGACCATGGACCATGGGCAGACGGATTGTTGGAACGAGAATAAGACTGCTAACGTCATCGAAG ATTATCATTCCCTGGATACTAGAAGAATTCGTCTGGAACCACGAAGTCATCGGATAGCCTCTCGACAGCCCCTTCAACCAGTCAGCAACGATCAGAACAACTTTCTTTCCAGCAAAACGAACGTGAACGGGGAAAGTTACCTACCTGAACAACAGCCTCTGCACACGGCCACCCTGGACAGGGTGACGTATCGAGCTAACTCTCGAAAGCAAAGCCATCAACCTGGCGGCAAGTACAATCAGTCGAACGGACTCGAGTCCCGCAGGTATCATACGATCGGGAAGACTGGTTCCAGTCATAGTCAGAGGAATCGGGGAGAGATTCAAGACTCGATGAACGGCGGTGGACTACCGAACAGTCACTCGATGATAGCAGATCCTCTGTACAAAAGGACCAACTACTCGTCGACGACCACGGATTCCTTCTTTTATCGCACCAATGGCACCAGCGGACGTATACACGGTGTCGCCGAGAGACCGAGGAGACCGAAGAGCACCGAGAGGCTGCTGGACGAAGTCGAGCGTAACGAGTACTGCGAAATCCGAAGGGAGAGACCGAGAAGAAGGGAGGAGAGACCGGGTATCAAGTCTCCTCGCAATGGTGTCGCGTCCTGTTACAGCGACGAGAAACGCAGGAGACCGCAGAGCGAGGAGAAGAGGATTGAGGTGACCAATGAAATGTTCTACAAGGTGATGACCGCGATGTCCGAGCCGAAGAAGGAACAGAGGATAGAAAGGAGGAGGGACAGGCACGGGAGGAGGCCGCATTCCGCGCCTGTTTTGGATATCGATCATCCGAACGAGGAGAACAGGAAGTGTAGTCATAGGAACAGGAAGCCGGCTCCACCACCCCCTGCATATCAGGACCCAGCGGTAGCGCCCATGCCCAAGTACCGACATCCCCCTCCGGCACCCACGACGAGCGTCCTGGAGGTggagaataataataaaatcattctGAAG GTGGAAGCCATCAAGTCGCCGGTAGAACCGGCTGCGACCAACGGCACGACGCCGTCCGACACATCGAGCGCCGGTGCACCGCCGCCCAACGTGAAAAGACTGAGATGCGCCAGCGTGCCGGTGGCGCAGAACAAGGTCGTGGTGCCACGTAGCGCGGTGTCTTTGCCTTGCATGCCGATCCGCGACAGCAAGGACAGCCTTAGCAACAATCTTCCCGTCATTCCAAATCCTCTTAGCCCGCCGTCCAGCAGACCCAGCAGCCCGACTACCAGTTCCAGCTCCAGCAACCTCACGTCCGAGTGTTCCGGTTGGGTCAGCAGCGGTGACACGTCCAGCTCGGAGCAACGTCGTAACGCGAAGCTGTCCAGCGAACAGCTGCGTCAGAAATTGTCCAAGATCGTGCCGAGGAAGGATAGGCCAACGCCGACCAAGGAGAGCGTCGAGGAACACTCGTACGAGGAGGTGCGACTGCCACCACCGAAGATGTTCCAGGACGAACCTCCGCCCCCGGAGGAATTCCGCGACCCACCTGCGATCATCGATAATCCTCTCTACCACGTTTACGAGACCGTCAAGCCGGTCAGAAGTCCGAAACAGACGAAAACCGCGCCCTGCAGCCCGCAGAAAAACAGGGACAGAGAAAGGGACAGGGACACTGCTTACGGAGTTAGGGACATCTGTTTGGATTGCTATCAGGAGGGCAAGGAATTGCTTCAGTCGACTCAGGACGATGCTATCAATTTCAAGAAGTGCAAGGAGGAGTTCAAACGACAGATGAGCTTCTCCGGGAAGATCTACAG AGAACGCAAGGAAGCGCAGTTGCGTTTCCATAAACGTGCCCATTCCCTTGGATACGGTGACCTTCTGACCCCGTCGTCGGTAAAACCTCTAAGATCGAATGTGCCTCTTAGCGATTATCCGAGCCTGGCATCCACCATGCCGTACTTCCACATCAGCAACGAGTACCGGCTGTTCTCACCGGAAGGTGCTCACCTGATCATCTGCGTGCACGGTTTAGATGGAAATCCTGCCGATCTTCGTCTGGTCAAGACGTACTTGGAATTGAGTCTTCCTGGGGCGCATTTAGACTTTTTGATGTCGGAGAGAAATCAG GGTGACACTTTCTCGGACTTCGAAACAATGACCGATCGACTGGTAGCTGAAATACTTCATCATATCGAGACATCGGGATTGAACCCGACGAAAGTGAGCTTTATCGGACATTCTTTAGGGACCATCATCGTAAGAAGCGCTCTGACTCGGCCTCAATTACGACCGCTTCTTTCGCGTTTACACACCTTCCTCAGTCTGAGCGGTCCACACTTGGGTACACTTTACAACACCAGCGGATTGGTTAACGCAG GTATGTGGTTCATGCAGAAGCTGAAGAAATCTGGCTCGTTGCTGCAGTTAGCGATGAAAGACTCGTCGGATGTCAGACGATCGTTCATGTTCCGGTTGAGCCAGAAGAGCAATCTGGAGAAATTCAAACACGTTCTTCTGTGCGGCAGCGCGCAGGATCGATACGTTCCGCTTCATTCCGCTCGTATAGAGCTCTGCAAAGCCGCCGTACGGGATTCGACCGATCAAG GTGCAGCGTATCGAGAGATGGTGCACAACATCCTGTACCCGGTGATGTCCTCCTCGGGGGTGAGTTTGGTCAGGTACGACGTGCACCACGCGTTACCAGCGacggcgaacgccctgattgGCCGAGCCGCTCACATCGCCGTCCTCGATTCCGAGCTTTTCATCGAGAAGTTCCTGCTGGTGGCGGGTCTGAAGTACTTCAGATAA